A stretch of the Mycobacterium shigaense genome encodes the following:
- a CDS encoding SRPBCC family protein, translating into MFTEDSIEIAAAAQLVWDVFSDVEHWPEWTTSVTSLTGLDGPVLAVGRRFAINQPGMKKLVWEVTEIEPGASWTWVTRSPGVLVTAQHYVTARPGGPTLVHQQLDQRGLLGALAGRLMAKKTRRFLELEAHGLKARSEQLSRTNGSHA; encoded by the coding sequence ATGTTTACCGAAGACAGCATCGAGATCGCCGCGGCGGCGCAACTGGTCTGGGATGTCTTCAGCGACGTCGAGCACTGGCCCGAGTGGACCACCTCGGTGACGTCGCTGACTGGGCTGGACGGGCCCGTCCTGGCCGTCGGGAGGCGGTTTGCGATCAACCAGCCCGGCATGAAGAAGCTGGTCTGGGAGGTGACCGAGATCGAACCGGGGGCGTCCTGGACCTGGGTGACGCGCTCCCCTGGCGTCCTGGTCACCGCCCAGCACTACGTCACTGCCCGACCCGGTGGACCCACCCTGGTACACCAGCAACTCGACCAGCGGGGCCTCCTCGGCGCACTGGCCGGACGGCTGATGGCGAAGAAGACCAGGCGCTTCCTCGAACTGGAGGCCCACGGTCTCAAGG
- a CDS encoding phytoene desaturase family protein, whose translation MSDYDAIVIGAGHNGLVAANVLAKGGAKVLVLERAHFLGGMAATRELFDRYKHSVGAWAVLIWRQEMTERLELTKWGFELMDQWTSTCTFGDAQDAPFVMYNDLERMGRHLLEDHGADVATALGGLFAHIGRFAPYFVDSAFGPPLDIIEVIASQPTPEDRHDFAQMWYGSTMDTVRRFLAPDQGRCIQGSLAAMSIDAFDGGPWTPGSNASTLYHYLIGGGNVEYIMPRGGIGSLSTALCRRAESLGAQVQLKQHVKEILVEGGRATGVQLRYGTTISADAVLSSLDPYTTFVNLAGAQHFPPDYIRKIKEINFNLGYIQAHLTIDQAPQWIERLQPYMHDNGHWCPTVAYAPSPEYISDAWEQYRKGQLPDAPPTYLYIPSMVDSSLAPEGKHSATIFTPYFPTGLDADENRSWKEQYADTCVQIFDTYAPGFADSVTNRVVFSNRYFGSTFSAHAGDYSHGLLQPNQLWTGRVVEGADKFATPVDGLYLCGQCTHPGPGVTGIPGWNGAEAALQHLDARVQA comes from the coding sequence ATGTCGGACTACGACGCAATCGTCATCGGAGCAGGTCACAATGGCTTGGTCGCCGCGAACGTGCTGGCCAAGGGCGGCGCAAAGGTGCTGGTGCTGGAACGCGCGCACTTCCTCGGGGGTATGGCCGCCACCCGCGAACTGTTCGACAGGTACAAGCACAGCGTCGGCGCGTGGGCGGTGCTGATCTGGCGCCAGGAGATGACCGAGCGCCTGGAGCTCACCAAGTGGGGCTTCGAGCTGATGGATCAGTGGACCTCGACGTGCACCTTCGGCGACGCGCAGGACGCCCCCTTCGTGATGTACAACGACCTCGAGCGGATGGGGCGCCATCTGCTCGAGGACCACGGAGCCGACGTCGCGACGGCCCTGGGCGGATTGTTCGCCCACATCGGCCGGTTCGCACCCTATTTCGTCGACTCGGCGTTCGGGCCCCCGCTGGACATCATCGAGGTGATCGCCTCGCAGCCCACGCCCGAGGATCGCCACGACTTCGCCCAGATGTGGTACGGCAGCACGATGGACACGGTCCGGCGTTTCCTGGCGCCGGACCAGGGCCGCTGCATCCAGGGCTCACTGGCCGCGATGTCGATCGACGCGTTCGACGGGGGCCCCTGGACGCCGGGCTCGAATGCGTCCACGCTGTACCACTACCTGATCGGCGGCGGCAATGTCGAATACATCATGCCGCGCGGCGGAATCGGCTCGCTAAGCACTGCGCTGTGCCGGCGTGCCGAGTCGCTCGGCGCGCAGGTGCAGCTAAAGCAGCATGTGAAGGAGATCCTGGTCGAGGGCGGGCGCGCCACCGGAGTCCAATTGCGCTACGGCACAACGATTTCCGCCGACGCGGTGCTGTCCTCACTCGACCCGTACACCACGTTCGTCAATCTGGCCGGCGCGCAGCACTTTCCGCCCGACTACATCCGCAAGATCAAAGAGATCAACTTCAACCTCGGCTACATCCAGGCCCATCTCACCATCGACCAAGCACCGCAATGGATCGAGCGGCTGCAGCCCTACATGCACGACAACGGCCACTGGTGTCCGACGGTCGCGTATGCGCCGTCGCCGGAATACATCAGCGACGCCTGGGAGCAATACCGCAAAGGCCAGCTGCCCGACGCCCCGCCCACGTATCTGTACATCCCCAGCATGGTTGACTCGTCGCTGGCGCCCGAAGGCAAGCACAGCGCAACGATTTTCACGCCCTACTTCCCCACCGGACTCGATGCCGACGAAAACCGGAGCTGGAAGGAGCAGTACGCCGACACCTGCGTGCAGATCTTCGACACGTATGCGCCGGGCTTCGCCGACTCCGTCACCAACCGGGTGGTGTTCTCCAACCGCTACTTCGGCAGCACCTTCAGCGCGCACGCCGGCGACTACTCGCATGGGCTGCTGCAGCCCAACCAGCTGTGGACCGGCCGTGTCGTGGAGGGGGCCGACAAGTTCGCCACGCCGGTCGACGGGCTCTACCTGTGTGGCCAATGCACCCACCCCGGCCCGGGCGTGACCGGCATCCCCGGCTGGAACGGCGCCGAGGCGGCGCTCCAACACCTCGACGCCCGCGTGCAGGCGTAG
- a CDS encoding TetR/AcrR family transcriptional regulator, whose product MESRSQRTRQALIQAAMKRFVADGVHQTSVSDIAADVGVTERTFYRHFPSKHAVIFADYDIGFEWFARALALRPHGEPITASVRKAVDAFPFDFAMVREAATIRSRDLDQDIITTHIRRMRDQVADEISRFIHERSKPTADGAMIADIAAHSLATAVFASLETWMSKGGHDIDELSRLTDIALRTLEDGLTSTLRHAGLD is encoded by the coding sequence GTGGAATCTCGTAGTCAACGGACGCGGCAGGCGCTGATACAGGCGGCGATGAAACGCTTCGTCGCCGATGGCGTGCACCAGACCAGCGTGTCCGACATCGCCGCGGACGTCGGGGTGACCGAGCGGACGTTCTACCGCCACTTCCCGTCCAAGCACGCGGTCATCTTCGCCGACTACGACATCGGCTTCGAGTGGTTCGCCCGCGCGCTCGCGTTGCGCCCGCACGGCGAACCCATCACCGCGTCGGTGCGAAAAGCCGTGGACGCCTTTCCTTTCGACTTTGCGATGGTTCGTGAGGCGGCAACGATCCGGTCGCGCGATCTCGACCAGGACATCATCACCACGCACATCCGGCGGATGCGCGATCAGGTGGCCGACGAGATCAGCCGCTTCATCCACGAGCGCTCCAAGCCCACCGCCGACGGGGCGATGATCGCCGACATCGCGGCGCACAGCCTGGCGACCGCGGTGTTCGCCTCGCTGGAAACTTGGATGAGCAAGGGCGGACACGACATCGACGAACTGAGCCGCCTCACCGACATCGCGCTGCGCACGCTGGAGGACGGCCTTACGTCGACGCTGCGGCACGCCGGGCTCGACTAG
- a CDS encoding glutathione-independent formaldehyde dehydrogenase, with amino-acid sequence MRAVVYNGERDVSIEDVPDPFIERPTDVIVKITASTICGPDLHMYEGRTDLKPGTVMGHENLGEVVEVGPAVRKLRPGDRVCLPINVSCGFCKNCADGATGFCRTVNPPAAGGTYGYPNMGPYSGGQAEYLRVPFADFNALKLPEDSVDKENDYVMLAAVFPTGWHGTQLAQMEPGDRVAVYGAGPIGIMAAYSSLIQGATQVFVIDYNTERLALAEKFGAIGIDAGRIDAVEHIKDLTGGEGVDRGVEAVGYRALDPSGSEQSSLTINALIDVVRPTGGIGVVGSFIPQDPGVADELAKQGRVVFDFGTFFLKGQTMAAGQADVRTYSRYLRDLIHENKATPSRLVSHNLGLAEAPDAYRHCGNRDPAWTTVVLNPDRG; translated from the coding sequence ATGCGGGCTGTGGTGTACAACGGGGAGCGGGATGTCTCTATCGAAGACGTCCCCGACCCGTTCATTGAGCGGCCCACCGACGTCATCGTCAAGATCACCGCATCGACCATCTGCGGCCCCGACCTGCACATGTACGAGGGCCGGACGGACCTGAAACCGGGAACGGTGATGGGCCACGAAAACCTCGGCGAGGTCGTCGAAGTCGGCCCCGCGGTCCGCAAACTCCGCCCCGGCGACCGGGTGTGCCTGCCCATCAATGTCAGCTGCGGGTTTTGCAAGAACTGTGCGGACGGCGCGACCGGCTTCTGCCGCACGGTGAATCCGCCGGCGGCGGGGGGTACCTACGGATACCCGAACATGGGGCCCTATAGCGGCGGACAGGCCGAGTACCTGCGCGTGCCGTTCGCGGACTTCAACGCGCTCAAGCTGCCCGAAGACAGCGTCGACAAGGAAAACGACTACGTGATGCTCGCCGCGGTCTTTCCCACCGGCTGGCACGGGACCCAACTCGCGCAGATGGAGCCCGGCGATCGCGTCGCGGTCTACGGCGCGGGACCGATCGGCATCATGGCCGCCTACTCCTCGTTGATCCAAGGTGCGACACAGGTTTTCGTCATCGACTACAACACCGAGCGGCTGGCCTTGGCGGAAAAGTTCGGCGCCATCGGCATCGATGCGGGTCGGATCGACGCCGTGGAGCACATCAAGGACCTCACCGGCGGCGAAGGAGTGGACCGCGGCGTCGAGGCCGTCGGTTACCGGGCGCTCGATCCCAGCGGCAGTGAGCAGTCGAGCCTGACGATCAATGCGCTCATCGATGTCGTTCGCCCGACCGGTGGCATCGGTGTGGTCGGCAGCTTCATCCCGCAAGACCCCGGCGTCGCAGACGAATTGGCGAAGCAGGGTCGGGTGGTCTTCGATTTCGGGACGTTCTTCTTGAAGGGGCAGACCATGGCGGCCGGCCAGGCCGACGTCAGGACCTACAGCCGGTATCTGCGTGACCTCATCCACGAAAACAAGGCGACGCCGTCGCGGCTGGTGTCACACAACCTGGGGCTCGCTGAGGCGCCGGACGCCTACCGGCATTGCGGCAATCGCGACCCGGCCTGGACGACAGTCGTGCTCAATCCCGACCGGGGCTGA
- the nrdF gene encoding class 1b ribonucleoside-diphosphate reductase subunit beta, producing the protein MTENMKLIDRASAINWNRVQDEKDAEVWDRLTGNFWLPEKVPVSNDLPSWGTLTASEKQLTMRVFTGLTLLDTIQGTVGAVSLIPDALTPHEQAVYTNIAFMESVHAKSYSSIFSTLCSTAEIDDAFRWSEENPNLQRKAEIVMQYYRGDEPLKRKVASTLLESFLFYSGFYLPMYWSSRAKLTNTADMIRLIIRDEAVHGYYIGYKFQRGLALVDDARRQELKDYTYELLFELYDNEVEYTQDLYDEVGLTEDVKKFLRYNANKALMNLGYEALFPRDETDVNPAILSALSPNADENHDFFSGSGSSYVIGKAVVTEDEDWDF; encoded by the coding sequence GTGACCGAAAACATGAAGCTGATCGACCGCGCGTCGGCGATCAACTGGAACCGGGTGCAAGACGAGAAGGATGCCGAGGTCTGGGACCGGCTGACCGGGAATTTCTGGCTGCCCGAGAAGGTGCCGGTGTCCAACGACCTGCCCTCGTGGGGGACGCTGACCGCCAGTGAGAAGCAGCTGACGATGCGCGTGTTCACCGGGCTGACGCTGCTGGACACCATCCAGGGCACCGTCGGGGCGGTCAGCCTCATTCCCGACGCGCTGACCCCGCACGAGCAGGCCGTCTATACCAACATCGCGTTCATGGAGTCGGTGCACGCCAAGAGCTACAGCTCGATCTTCTCCACCCTGTGCTCGACGGCGGAGATCGACGACGCGTTCCGCTGGTCGGAGGAGAACCCCAACCTGCAGCGCAAGGCCGAGATCGTGATGCAGTACTACCGCGGCGACGAACCGCTGAAGCGCAAGGTGGCCTCCACGCTGCTGGAGAGCTTCCTGTTCTACTCCGGCTTCTACCTGCCGATGTACTGGTCGAGCCGGGCCAAGCTGACCAACACCGCCGACATGATCCGGCTGATCATTCGCGACGAGGCCGTGCACGGCTACTACATCGGCTACAAGTTTCAGCGGGGCCTGGCGCTCGTTGACGACGCGCGCAGGCAGGAGCTCAAGGACTACACCTACGAGCTGCTCTTCGAGCTCTATGACAACGAGGTGGAGTACACCCAGGACCTCTACGACGAGGTCGGCCTGACCGAGGACGTCAAGAAGTTCTTGCGGTACAACGCCAACAAGGCACTGATGAACCTCGGCTACGAGGCGCTGTTCCCGCGCGACGAGACCGACGTCAACCCGGCGATCCTGTCCGCGCTGTCGCCCAACGCCGACGAGAACCACGACTTCTTCTCCGGGTCGGGCTCCTCGTACGTGATCGGCAAGGCCGTCGTCACCGAAGACGAGGACTGGGACTTCTAA
- a CDS encoding DUF3349 domain-containing protein, whose translation MSLSDVAARVLAFIHAGYPEGVPPTDYYPLLALLRHRLTEDEVSAIAAQLAPGDNSRVETGEIRTAITQLTDQVPSAEDLDRVRARLESAGWAADAV comes from the coding sequence ATGAGTCTCAGCGATGTCGCGGCCCGGGTACTGGCATTCATCCACGCCGGCTATCCGGAGGGCGTCCCGCCGACCGATTACTACCCGCTGCTGGCGTTGCTCCGGCATCGGCTGACCGAGGACGAGGTGTCGGCGATCGCCGCTCAGCTGGCGCCGGGCGACAACTCGAGGGTCGAGACCGGCGAGATACGCACGGCCATCACGCAGCTGACCGACCAAGTGCCGTCCGCCGAAGATCTCGACCGAGTGCGGGCCCGGCTGGAGAGTGCGGGCTGGGCGGCCGACGCCGTCTAG
- a CDS encoding phosphate signaling complex PhoU family protein, which translates to MPAPRAPRFRADVNGYFAEMGRIAVDLSRNAKDVVLSGNPRPASQLAYGDAMDELHGLLFSVVLDKRCPHTVPVAVDTTLLSRHYKRFADHSVGPRILFQTTGESRTA; encoded by the coding sequence TTGCCGGCACCCCGAGCCCCGCGGTTCCGAGCCGACGTCAATGGCTACTTCGCCGAAATGGGCCGCATCGCAGTGGATCTCAGCCGCAACGCCAAAGACGTTGTGCTGTCCGGAAATCCGCGCCCTGCCAGCCAACTAGCGTACGGCGACGCGATGGACGAGTTACACGGCCTGCTGTTCTCGGTGGTGTTGGACAAGCGGTGCCCCCACACCGTGCCCGTCGCGGTCGACACCACGTTGCTGAGCCGCCACTACAAGCGTTTCGCCGACCACTCGGTGGGTCCGCGGATCCTCTTCCAAACGACGGGCGAGTCCCGTACTGCTTGA
- a CDS encoding DUF3349 domain-containing protein, whose product MGCQVQLSELVVRFVAFIRAGYPQGVPQTDYIPLVALLRRRLTDEEIAAVASQLAAGGDLRDFTIDIADIGAAITRITDELPSPADMERVQRHLAELGGWPVSTDD is encoded by the coding sequence ATGGGGTGTCAGGTGCAGCTCAGCGAGTTGGTGGTCAGGTTCGTGGCTTTCATTCGCGCCGGGTACCCGCAGGGCGTGCCGCAAACCGACTACATCCCGCTTGTCGCGCTGCTGCGCCGCCGGCTCACCGACGAGGAGATCGCGGCCGTGGCCAGCCAGCTGGCGGCCGGAGGCGACCTGCGCGACTTCACGATCGACATCGCCGACATCGGCGCGGCCATCACCCGGATCACCGATGAACTCCCGTCCCCGGCCGATATGGAACGCGTTCAGCGTCATTTGGCGGAGCTGGGCGGCTGGCCGGTGAGTACCGACGACTAG
- a CDS encoding DUF3349 domain-containing protein: MSTHTHKHTNFLRSVIRWLDVGYPQGVPGADQVPLFALLSSTPLTEEQLREVVANLKKTHPNPDDPINKGEISDFISQVTHYDAGRDNIIRVAATLAAAGWPLAGIDVSEVIPGDEHGEAAEGICCLHDVSETASQG; the protein is encoded by the coding sequence GTGTCGACTCACACTCACAAGCACACGAACTTCCTCCGCTCGGTGATCCGCTGGCTGGACGTCGGCTACCCGCAAGGCGTTCCCGGGGCGGACCAGGTGCCGTTGTTCGCGCTATTGAGCAGCACACCACTGACCGAAGAGCAACTCCGCGAGGTGGTGGCCAACCTCAAGAAGACGCATCCGAATCCCGACGACCCGATCAACAAGGGCGAGATTTCGGACTTCATCTCCCAGGTCACTCATTACGACGCCGGGCGGGACAACATCATTCGGGTGGCCGCGACGCTGGCCGCCGCCGGGTGGCCGCTGGCCGGGATCGACGTCAGCGAGGTGATTCCCGGTGACGAGCACGGGGAGGCCGCCGAAGGCATCTGCTGTCTGCACGACGTTTCGGAGACCGCCTCACAGGGTTGA
- a CDS encoding NAD(P)-dependent alcohol dehydrogenase has translation MSTVSAYAATSATGPLTKTTIERREPGPHDVAIDIKFAGICHSDIHTAKAEWGVPNYPLVVGHEIAGVVSAVGSEVTKYQPGDHVGVGCMVNSCGHCSSCQAGLQNYCKNGATFTYNAVDKDGTITQGGYSQAIVVDENFVLRIPDSLPLDKAAPLLCAGITLFSPLRHWKAGEGTRLAIIGLGGLGHMGVKLGAAMGAEVTVLSQSLKKMEDGIRLGAKHYYATAERETFKELRSSFDLILNTVSANLKLDDYVGLLDVDGTLVELGIPEHPMQIGAFPLALARRSLSGSNIGGIPETQEMLDFCAQHDVTPEIEVIEAAYVNEAYERVLASDVRYRFVIDISTL, from the coding sequence ATGAGCACTGTTTCGGCCTACGCCGCCACCTCGGCGACCGGACCCTTGACCAAAACCACCATCGAGCGGCGCGAGCCCGGCCCGCACGACGTGGCGATCGACATCAAGTTCGCCGGCATCTGCCACTCCGACATCCACACCGCCAAGGCCGAGTGGGGCGTGCCGAACTACCCGCTGGTCGTCGGCCACGAGATCGCCGGCGTGGTGAGCGCCGTCGGCTCCGAGGTCACCAAGTACCAGCCGGGCGACCATGTCGGCGTCGGCTGCATGGTGAATTCCTGCGGCCACTGCAGCAGCTGCCAGGCTGGACTGCAGAACTACTGCAAGAACGGCGCGACGTTCACCTACAACGCCGTCGACAAGGACGGCACCATCACCCAGGGCGGCTATAGCCAGGCCATCGTGGTCGACGAGAACTTCGTCCTGCGCATCCCCGACTCGCTGCCGCTGGACAAGGCGGCGCCGCTGCTGTGCGCGGGCATCACGCTGTTCTCACCGCTGCGGCACTGGAAGGCCGGCGAGGGCACCCGGCTGGCGATCATCGGCCTGGGTGGCCTCGGGCACATGGGCGTGAAGCTCGGCGCGGCGATGGGCGCCGAGGTGACCGTGCTTTCGCAATCGCTGAAGAAGATGGAAGACGGAATTCGCTTGGGCGCCAAGCATTATTACGCCACCGCCGAACGCGAGACCTTCAAGGAGTTGCGCAGCAGCTTCGACCTCATCCTGAACACCGTCTCGGCGAACCTAAAGCTCGACGACTACGTGGGCCTGCTCGACGTCGACGGCACGCTCGTCGAATTGGGCATCCCCGAGCACCCCATGCAGATCGGGGCGTTCCCGCTGGCGCTGGCGCGCCGCAGCCTGTCCGGGTCGAACATCGGCGGGATCCCGGAAACCCAAGAGATGCTGGACTTCTGCGCCCAGCACGACGTGACCCCCGAAATCGAGGTCATCGAAGCGGCCTACGTCAACGAGGCGTACGAGCGGGTGCTCGCCAGCGACGTCCGCTACCGCTTCGTCATCGACATCTCAACCCTGTGA
- a CDS encoding iron-siderophore ABC transporter substrate-binding protein, whose product MRAAAAIAAVAVVCSGCGSSQPTPKGSAGHSLVTPTTQIAGAGVLGNDRKPDESCARDAAAADPGPAMRQARNAAGVTPATVEVPAEAQRIVVLSGDQLDGLCALGLQSRIVAAAIPDGSPGQPTYLGNAVHVLPGVGTRGNPDLKAVAAARPDLILGSQGLTPKLYPKLAAIAPTVFTGPPGAAWEDNLRGLGAATGRDDAVEGLIKGFTARAAQIGTAHDAAHFQASIVQLTPTTLRIYGAGNFPASVLSAVGVDRPAAQRFTDKPYIEIGATDSDLAKGPDLSAADADVVYLSCTSPAAADRAAVLLDSDPWRKLSANRDNRVYIVNDQIWQSGEGVIAARGIVDDLRLVNAPIN is encoded by the coding sequence CTGAGGGCCGCCGCCGCGATCGCCGCCGTCGCCGTGGTGTGCAGCGGTTGCGGGTCGTCACAGCCCACCCCGAAGGGGTCCGCGGGCCACTCGCTGGTCACGCCGACCACCCAGATCGCGGGGGCCGGGGTGCTGGGCAACGACCGCAAGCCCGACGAGTCGTGCGCCCGCGACGCCGCCGCGGCCGATCCGGGGCCCGCGATGCGACAAGCCCGCAACGCGGCGGGCGTCACCCCCGCCACCGTGGAGGTTCCCGCCGAGGCGCAGCGGATCGTGGTGCTCTCCGGTGACCAGCTCGACGGGCTGTGCGCGCTGGGCCTGCAGTCCCGCATCGTCGCCGCCGCGATACCCGACGGCTCCCCGGGCCAGCCCACCTACCTGGGCAACGCGGTGCACGTCCTGCCCGGCGTCGGCACCCGCGGCAATCCCGACCTGAAGGCGGTCGCCGCGGCGCGTCCCGATCTCATCCTGGGCTCGCAGGGCCTCACGCCCAAGCTGTACCCCAAGCTGGCGGCCATCGCACCGACGGTGTTCACTGGGCCGCCGGGGGCGGCCTGGGAGGACAATCTGCGGGGCCTGGGCGCCGCCACGGGACGCGACGATGCCGTAGAGGGGCTGATCAAGGGTTTCACCGCGCGAGCAGCGCAGATCGGCACCGCGCACGATGCCGCACACTTCCAGGCCTCGATCGTGCAGCTGACGCCCACCACCCTGCGGATCTACGGCGCCGGCAACTTTCCGGCCAGCGTGCTGTCCGCGGTCGGCGTCGACCGGCCCGCCGCGCAGCGGTTCACCGACAAGCCGTACATCGAAATCGGGGCTACCGACTCAGATCTCGCGAAGGGGCCGGATCTTTCGGCGGCCGATGCCGACGTCGTCTACCTGTCGTGCACCTCACCGGCCGCCGCCGACCGTGCCGCCGTCCTGCTGGACAGCGATCCCTGGCGCAAACTCTCGGCCAACCGCGACAACCGGGTCTACATAGTCAACGACCAGATATGGCAGTCGGGTGAGGGCGTGATCGCGGCCCGGGGCATCGTGGACGACCTGCGTCTGGTGAACGCCCCGATCAACTGA
- the ctaD gene encoding aa3-type cytochrome oxidase subunit I, with product MTAEAPPLAQLEASRPYPARTGPKGNLIYKMITTTDHKLIGIMYCVTCFAFFLIGGILALLMRTELAAPGLQFLSNEQFNQLFTMHGTIMLLFYATPIVFGFANLVLPLQIGAPDVAFPRLNAFSYWLFLFGAAIGMAGFICPGGAADFGWTAYTPLTDAIHSPGPGGDLWIMGLAVAGLGTILGAVNMITTVVCMRAPGMTMFRMPIFTWNILVTSILILIAFPLLTAALFGLAADRHLGAHVYDPANGGVLLWQHLFWFFGHPEVYIIALPFFGIVTEVFPVFARKPVFGYTTLVYATLSIAALSVAVWAHHMFATGAVLLPFFSFMTYLIAVPTGIKFFNWIGTMWKGQLTFETPMLFSVGFIVTFLLGGLTGVLLASPPLDFHVTDSYFVVAHFHYVLFGTIVFATYAGIYFWFPKMTGRLLDERLGKLHFWLTFIGFHTTFLVQHWLGDEGMPRRYADYLATDGFQGLNVVSTIGAYILGASMFPFVWNVFKSWRYGEVVTVDDPWGYGNSLEWATSCPPPRHNFTELPRIRSERPAFELHYPHMVERMRAESHVGRAHGAEGHDVTRLDDVDVRS from the coding sequence TTGACAGCCGAAGCGCCCCCCTTGGCACAACTCGAGGCCAGCCGCCCGTACCCGGCCCGGACGGGTCCCAAAGGCAACCTGATCTACAAGATGATCACCACTACCGATCACAAGTTGATCGGCATCATGTACTGCGTCACATGTTTCGCCTTCTTCTTGATCGGCGGCATTCTGGCGCTGCTGATGCGCACCGAGCTGGCGGCACCCGGTCTGCAGTTCCTGTCGAATGAGCAGTTCAACCAGCTGTTCACCATGCACGGCACGATCATGCTGCTGTTCTATGCCACCCCGATCGTATTCGGGTTCGCCAACCTGGTGCTGCCGCTGCAGATCGGCGCCCCCGACGTGGCCTTCCCGCGACTGAACGCGTTTTCGTACTGGCTGTTCCTGTTCGGCGCCGCGATCGGCATGGCCGGCTTCATCTGCCCGGGCGGGGCCGCCGACTTCGGCTGGACCGCCTACACCCCGCTGACGGACGCGATTCATTCGCCCGGTCCCGGCGGCGACCTGTGGATCATGGGCCTGGCCGTCGCCGGTCTGGGCACCATCCTGGGTGCGGTCAACATGATCACCACCGTCGTGTGTATGCGCGCGCCGGGCATGACGATGTTCCGGATGCCGATCTTCACCTGGAACATCCTGGTGACGTCCATTCTGATTCTGATCGCGTTCCCGCTGCTGACCGCGGCGCTGTTCGGGCTGGCCGCCGACCGCCACCTCGGCGCTCACGTCTACGACCCGGCCAACGGCGGAGTTCTGTTGTGGCAGCACCTGTTCTGGTTCTTCGGCCACCCTGAGGTGTACATCATCGCCCTGCCGTTCTTCGGCATCGTCACCGAGGTGTTCCCGGTGTTCGCCCGCAAGCCGGTCTTCGGCTACACCACGCTGGTGTACGCGACGCTGTCGATCGCCGCGCTGTCGGTGGCGGTGTGGGCGCACCACATGTTCGCCACGGGAGCCGTGCTGCTGCCGTTCTTCTCGTTCATGACGTATCTGATCGCGGTGCCGACCGGGATCAAGTTCTTCAACTGGATCGGCACAATGTGGAAGGGCCAGTTGACCTTTGAGACGCCGATGCTGTTCTCGGTCGGGTTCATCGTCACCTTCCTGCTGGGCGGCCTGACCGGCGTGTTGCTGGCCAGCCCGCCGCTGGACTTCCACGTCACCGACAGCTATTTCGTCGTCGCGCACTTCCACTACGTACTGTTCGGCACGATCGTGTTCGCCACCTACGCCGGTATCTACTTCTGGTTCCCCAAGATGACCGGCCGCCTGCTCGACGAGCGCCTGGGCAAGCTGCACTTCTGGCTGACGTTCATCGGTTTCCACACCACGTTCCTGGTCCAGCACTGGCTGGGTGACGAGGGCATGCCGCGCCGCTACGCCGACTACTTGGCGACCGACGGGTTCCAGGGCCTCAACGTGGTCTCCACGATCGGTGCCTACATCCTGGGCGCGTCGATGTTCCCGTTCGTCTGGAACGTCTTCAAGAGCTGGCGCTACGGCGAGGTCGTCACGGTCGACGACCCGTGGGGCTACGGCAACTCGCTGGAGTGGGCGACCAGTTGCCCGCCGCCGCGGCATAACTTCACCGAGCTGCCGCGCATCCGCTCCGAGCGCCCCGCCTTCGAGCTGCACTACCCGCACATGGTGGAGCGGATGCGCGCCGAGTCGCACGTCGGCCGGGCGCACGGCGCCGAGGGGCACGACGTCACCCGGCTCGACGACGTCGACGTCCGCAGCTGA